A region from the Lolium perenne isolate Kyuss_39 chromosome 4, Kyuss_2.0, whole genome shotgun sequence genome encodes:
- the LOC127296824 gene encoding EPIDERMAL PATTERNING FACTOR-like protein 4, whose translation MGWPRRRGLTAPLLLLFLAAAIGACAATSRRTGAGGRALQQYSWDPAAAARRRELVGPGSSPPTCRSRCGGCRPCRAVHVAIQPGVSFPLEYYPEAWRCKCGDRLFMP comes from the exons ATGGGCTGGCCGAGACGCCGCGGCCTCACCGcgccgctcctcctcctcttcctcgccgccgCCATCG GTGCGTGCGCGGCGACGAGCCGGAGGACCGGCGCCGGCGGCAGAGCGCTGCAGCAGTACTCCTGGGACCCTGCGGCTGCGGCCAGGCGGAGGGAGCTGGTGGGGCCTGGGTCGTCGCCGCCGACGTGCCGGAGCCGGTGCGGGGGCTGCCGCCCGTGCCGGGCGGTGCACGTGGCCATCCAGCCCGGCGTCAGCTTCCCGCTCGAGTACTACCCGGAGGCCTGGCGCTGCAAGTGCGGGGACAGGCTCTTCATGCCCTGA
- the LOC127296821 gene encoding uncharacterized protein isoform X1: MRRFAGGAALVLLLSVATTRLAVADFFSPLSPLLAPVMGPVCKAAACGKGNCTETSGLPGYMCDCDPGWTQMHVGDHLRFLPCVIPNCTINRSCSNDTSALAPAPSPRNFSLSPDACDFAYCGSGGTCKNGTGLSYHCECKEGFSNVLNMTTMPCYQDCSYGADCAALGILPSSNSTAAPPAGSASNAPASVSVSRQILLPLMILALVAMMGQAT; encoded by the exons ATGAGACGGTTCGCCGGCGGCGCCGCGCTGGTGCTGCTCCTCTCCGTCGCCACTACCAGATTGGCCGTCGCCGACTTCTTCTCCCCTCTCAGCCCACTCCTCGCCCCCGTCATGG GGCCGGTATGCAAGGCGGCAGCTTGCGGGAAGGGGAACTGCACGGAGACTTCGGGGCTGCCGGGGTACATGTGCGACTGTGACCCCGGGTGGACGCAGATGCACGTCGGCGACCACCTCAGGTTCCTGCCCTGCGTCATCCCCAACT GTACCATAAATCGCTCGTGTTCTAATGATACTTCGGCACTAGCACCAGCGCCTTCGCCCAGAAATTTCTCCCTCTCGCCAGATG CTTGTGACTTTGCTTATTGCGGATCGGGGGGCACATGCAAGAACGGCACCGGGCTCAGCTACCATTGCGAGTGCAAGGAGGGCTTCAGCAATGTTCTCAACATGACCACAATGCCTTGCTACCAAGACT GTTCCTATGGAGCAGATTGCGCGGCCCTTGGGATCCTCCCATCCTCAAACTCCACCGCAGCACCACCAGCTGGCTCCGCGAGCAATGCACCTGCTTCAG TATCAGTTTCGCGGCAAATTCTACTTCCTCTGATGATATTGGCCTTGGTGGCGATGATGGGTCAGGCGACATGA
- the LOC127296821 gene encoding uncharacterized protein isoform X2, which produces MRRFAGGAALVLLLSVATTRLAVADFFSPLSPLLAPVMGPVCKAAACGKGNCTETSGLPGYMCDCDPGWTQMHVGDHLRFLPCVIPNCTINRSCSNDTSALAPAPSPRNFSLSPDACDFAYCGSGGTCKNGTGLSYHCECKEGFSNVLNMTTMPCYQDCSYGADCAALGILPSSNSTAAPPAGSASNAPASAFAVSVSRQILLPLMILALVAMMGQAT; this is translated from the exons ATGAGACGGTTCGCCGGCGGCGCCGCGCTGGTGCTGCTCCTCTCCGTCGCCACTACCAGATTGGCCGTCGCCGACTTCTTCTCCCCTCTCAGCCCACTCCTCGCCCCCGTCATGG GGCCGGTATGCAAGGCGGCAGCTTGCGGGAAGGGGAACTGCACGGAGACTTCGGGGCTGCCGGGGTACATGTGCGACTGTGACCCCGGGTGGACGCAGATGCACGTCGGCGACCACCTCAGGTTCCTGCCCTGCGTCATCCCCAACT GTACCATAAATCGCTCGTGTTCTAATGATACTTCGGCACTAGCACCAGCGCCTTCGCCCAGAAATTTCTCCCTCTCGCCAGATG CTTGTGACTTTGCTTATTGCGGATCGGGGGGCACATGCAAGAACGGCACCGGGCTCAGCTACCATTGCGAGTGCAAGGAGGGCTTCAGCAATGTTCTCAACATGACCACAATGCCTTGCTACCAAGACT GTTCCTATGGAGCAGATTGCGCGGCCCTTGGGATCCTCCCATCCTCAAACTCCACCGCAGCACCACCAGCTGGCTCCGCGAGCAATGCACCTGCTTCAG CATTTGCAGTATCAGTTTCGCGGCAAATTCTACTTCCTCTGATGATATTGGCCTTGGTGGCGATGATGGGTCAGGCGACATGA